The Desulfovibrio aminophilus DSM 12254 genome segment TGAGCGTGCAGTAGCGCATGATCACAACCCCAGGGCCAGGCTCAGCGCGCCCACGGCCACCATGACCGCCTGGCGCGCGCAGGCCCCGACGAAGGCGGGAACGCAGCCCGCCGCGATGGGATAGTCGGGCTCGCCTGCGGCCCCGTCCCCCCCGGAGCGCAGCCAATCCTCGTCGAGGTAGCTGTCCGGCTGGGCGTAGGGCCAGAACCAGCGGTCCAGGTGGTAGAAGACCAGCCCGCCTAGGGCGGGCAGGGCCAGTTTGTACAGGATCACCGGCATCTGTTCCGGCGCGATGTGCCCCAGGGCCAGCAGCAGCGCGGTGGTCGCCGCCAGCAGCAGGGCGTGGCGGTGACGTTCGCGGAAGGTGCGCGGGGACTGGATGGACATGAGGGCCTCCTTCCCGCCGCCCGGTGAGCCCCCGGGCTCGGGCGGCTCTCGCCCGGGGACTCGGTCGGGGCGCACGCATGGGCGTGGCGGATGTGGTAGGCCCTATGGATAATCTAGAGAGGCGG includes the following:
- a CDS encoding putative holin, which encodes MSIQSPRTFRERHRHALLLAATTALLLALGHIAPEQMPVILYKLALPALGGLVFYHLDRWFWPYAQPDSYLDEDWLRSGGDGAAGEPDYPIAAGCVPAFVGACARQAVMVAVGALSLALGL